A genomic window from Fusarium oxysporum Fo47 chromosome X, complete sequence includes:
- a CDS encoding OPT oligopeptide transporter protein-domain-containing protein, with protein sequence MTSNSEKAVTDSGIQATDKRADVASTGSLKDESMNGRAQILGATPEEIIEAEEHARTMDLDETRRRAENLIYLHEHDPNFSSEAIMRIQAFLSNEDIFANPHKHEDLISDIKTEISLVTINSPYAEVRAVVSNKDDPSTPAGTIRAWTIGLFFVIVQSFVNQLFSVRQPTIRLQAPVIQLLSFPLGKAWEKWLPVGDFTLFGQRLQLNPGKFNQKEHMLISIMANVSTSLPHSRYIIFTSWLKKYFDLPFAADFGFQICLSLAMNLLGFGLAGLARRFLVYPSFCIWPRSLATIALNQSLHNESGNASVLGPFKKMYTMSRYRFFMLSFAAMFVWFWFPDLIATALSLFNWLAWISPNNFTLTAITGVSKGLGFNPLPTFDWNIATYYIDPLLVPFHVTVNMFLGALLGGITIIAMYWNNTYNTGYLPINTNTMFDNTGAKYNVSSILDDRGLLDAEKYQAYSQVYIAASSITYYAIISYAALYHWNDIKLGFVSLWESFKKNSKINEFKDVHTKLMEQYKEVPEWWYLILNIVGVAFGIASVAAWPTNTSVGTVFFGLALAILFTIPTGIIFATTGIEVEFNVLAEFIGGAWQPGNALAMNFFKGFGYVTVAHALDFANDLKLGHYLKIPQRQTFWCQTVATVVSAFVCTAVMNFQIRNIPEICQPTQKDRFTCPGVESYFTAAVLFGSLAPQRVFGEGGMYTALLAAFPVGLAFPVIYYYATRNLPKTHWLTKLHPVVIFSGGHIWSPYNLAYVWPAVIPGWISWVIVRKRYLQFWGKYNYVLSAAWQTGIALAAVVIFFAVSYHGASINWIGNSADSGCEAETCTRLKVPNGTIFGPQPGTFA encoded by the exons ATGACCTCCAATTCGGAGAAGGCCGTCACAGATAGTGGCATCCAAGCGACAGACAAGCGAGCGGATGTTGCCTCTACTGGATCCCTCAAGGATGAGTCCATGAACGGAAGAGCGCAGATCTTGGGTGCTACGCCCGAGGAAATCATCGAAGCAGAGGAGCATGCGCGTACGATGGACTTGGATGAGACGAGAAGG CGCGCTGAAAACTTGATCTACCTTCATGAACATGACCCCAACTTCAGCTCAGAGGCTATCATGCGTATTCAAGCATTCCTCAGCAACGAAGATATTTTCGCCAATCCTCACAAACATGAAGATCTCATCTCAGACATCAAGACCGAGATTTCACTCGTCACTATCAATTCACCCTACGCAGAAGTCCGCGCTGTAGTAAGCAACAAGGACGACCCATCGACACCAGCTGGAACTATTCGAGCATGGACCATCGGTCTCTTTTTCGTGATCGTGCAGAGTTTCGTGAACCAGCTGTTCTCAGTGCGACAACCGACTATCCGACTTCAAGCCCCAGTCATTCAGCTCCTCTCGTTTCCGCTGGGTAAAGCTTGGGAGAAATGGCTTCCAGTCGGCGACTTCACGTTGTTTGGCCAAAGGCTACAGCTCAATCCTGGAAAGTTCAACCAAAAGGAGCACATGCTGATCTCAATCATGGCGAATGTCTCGACGAGTTTGCCTCATTCGCGATACATCATTTTCACCAGTTGGTTGAAGAAGTACTTTGATTTGCCATTTGCTGCCGATTTTGGCTTTCAGATCTGCCTCTCG CTGGCGATGAACTTGCTAGGCTTCGGTCTTGCTGGGTTGGCGCGACGTTTCCTAGTCTACCCATCCTTCTGTATCTGGCCTCGCTCCCTCGCAACCATCGCCCTCAATCAGAGTCTACACAATG AATCTGGAAACGCAAGCGTGCTTGGTCCCTTCAAGAAAATGTACACCATGTCCCGGTACCGCTTCTTCATGCTCTCCTTCGCCGCCATGTTCgtctggttctggttccCCGACCTCATCGCTACAGCACTGTCCCTCTTCAACTGGCTTGCGTGGATCTCACCCAATAATTTCACCCTTACAGCCATCACCGGCGTATCTAAGGGCCTTGGCTTCAACCCTCTTCCAACCTTTGACTGGAACATTGCCACTTACTATATCGACCCTCTTTTGGTTCCCTTCCATGTCACGGTCAACATGTTCCTCGGTGCCTTGTTGGGTGGAATTACTATCATCGCCATGTACTGGAACAACACCTACAACACTGGATACCTTCCTATTAACACAAATACCATGTTCGATAACACGGGCGCCAAGTACAACGTATCTTCTATCTTGGATGATCGTGGATTACTGGATGCAGAGAAGTATCAGGCTTACAGCCAGGTCTACATCGCAGCCTCATCTATCACTTACTA TGCGATCATCTCCTATGCTGCTCTTTACCACTGGAACGACATCAAGCTTGGTTTTGTGTCGCTTTGGGaaagcttcaagaagaacagcaaAATCAACGAGTTCAAGGATGTTCATACAAAGCTAATGGAGCAGTACAAAGAGGTTCCAGAGTGGTGGTACTTGATACTCAAC attgttggtgttgctttCGGCATTGCTTCTGTAGCAGCCTGGCCCACCAACACCAGTGTCGGCACCGTCTTCTTTGGCCTTGCTCTTGCGATCCTCTTCACTATTCCTACTGGAATCATTTTTGCCACTACTGGCATCGAAGTTGAGTTCAATGTCCTTGCTGAGTTTATTGGAGGAGCATGGCAGCCTGGTAATGCCTTGGCT ATGAACTTTTTCAAAGGGTTTGGATATGTGACAGTCGCCCACGCCCTCGATTTTGCCAATGATCTGAAGCTCGGTCACTACCTCAAGATTCCTCAGCGACAGACCTTCTGGTGCCAGACTGTGGCCA CTGTTGTCTCCGCCTTTGTTTGCACCGCAGTGATGAATTTCCAGATCCGCAACATCCCCGAAATCTGCCAGCCTACCCAAAAGGATCGCTTCACTTGTCCTGGCGTTGAGTCATACTTCACCGCTGCCGTGCTCTTTGGCTCTCTTGCCCCTCAAAGGGTGTTTGGTGAAGGAGGCATGTACACAGCTCTCCTCGCTGCGTTCCCAGTTGGATTGGCCTTCCCCGTTATCTACTACTACGCGACCCGCAACCTCCCCAAGACGCACTGGCTGACAAAGCTTCATCCCGTCGTTATCTTCAGCGGTGGTCACATCTGGTCTCCCTACAACCTGGCCTATGTCTGGCCGGCTGTCATTCCAGGCTGGATCTCTTGGGTCATCGTCCGAAAGAGATACCTTCAGTTCTGGGGAAAGTACAACTATGTCCTTTCTGCAGCTTGGCAGACTGGCATCGCTCTCGCTGCGGTGGTCATCTTTTTCGCTGTGAGCTACCACGGCGCGTCCATCAATTGGATCGGCAACAGTGCAGACAGTGGTTGTGAAGCTGAGACCTGCACCAGACTCAAAGTTCCCAATGGAACGATTTTTGGTCCTCAGCCCGGAACCTTTGCCTAG